The following proteins are co-located in the Mus pahari chromosome 14, PAHARI_EIJ_v1.1, whole genome shotgun sequence genome:
- the Mfap3 gene encoding microfibril-associated glycoprotein 3 isoform X2, with product MIKSGKWLVSDNFLNITSVAFDDRGLYTCIITSPTRASYSITLRVIFTSGDMSVYYMVVCLIAFTITLILNVTRLCLMSTHLRKTEKAINEFFRTEGAEKLQKAFEIAKRIPIITSAKTLELAKVTQFKTMEFARYIEELARSVPLPPLILNCRAFVEEMFEAVRVDDPDDMGERIKERPALDVQSGIYVINPELGRSNSPGGDSDDGSLSEQGQEIAVQVSVHLQSETKSIGTDSQDSSHFSPPSDPAPAESSIHHRVSI from the exons ATGATAAAAA GTGGAAAATGGTTGGTTTCTGATAACTTCCTAAATATCACCAGCGTAGCCTTTGATGACCGTGGGCTCTATACATGTATCATCACTTCTCCAACACGTGCCTCCTACTCCATCACCCTCCGTGTGATCTTCACCTCTGGAGACATGAGTGTCTACTATATGGTTGTCTGCCTGATCGCCTTCACAATCACACTCATCCTGAATGTCACTCGGCTGTGCCTGATGAGCACCCATCTCCGCAAGACTGAGAAGGCCATCAATGAGTTCTTCAGGACTGAGGGGGCTGAGAAACTCCAGAAGGCCTTTGAGATTGCAAAGCGTATCCCCATCATCACCTCAGCCAAAACCCTCGAGcttgccaaggtcacacagtttaAGACCATGGAGTTTGCCCGATATATTGAGGAACTGGCCAGAAGTGTCCCTCTCCCGCCCCTTATTCTGAACTGCCGGGCCTTTGTTGAGGAAATGTTTGAGGCTGTTCGAGTGGATGACCCTGATGACATGGGAGAGAGAATTAAAGAGAGACCTGCTTTGGATGTTCAAAGTGGCATCTATGTGATTAACCCAGAGCTAGGCCGAAGTAACTCTCCTGGTGGAGATTCAGATGATGGTTCTCTAAGTGAGCAAGGACAGGAGATAGCAGTGCAGGTGTCTGTCCACCTTCAGTCAGAGACCAAAAGCATTGGGACAGATTCTCAAGACAGTAGTCATTTCAGCCCACCCAGTGACCCTGCACCTGCTGAGAGCAGCATTCACCACAGAGTGAGCATATGA
- the Mfap3 gene encoding microfibril-associated glycoprotein 3 isoform X1, translating to MKLHHRLSILLVVTLVPAALGLEDVAPLGANQSSYNASFLPSFELSAGSHSGDDVIIVKEGTNVSLECLLTVDQYGEVHWYNSKGQQLHSRGGKWLVSDNFLNITSVAFDDRGLYTCIITSPTRASYSITLRVIFTSGDMSVYYMVVCLIAFTITLILNVTRLCLMSTHLRKTEKAINEFFRTEGAEKLQKAFEIAKRIPIITSAKTLELAKVTQFKTMEFARYIEELARSVPLPPLILNCRAFVEEMFEAVRVDDPDDMGERIKERPALDVQSGIYVINPELGRSNSPGGDSDDGSLSEQGQEIAVQVSVHLQSETKSIGTDSQDSSHFSPPSDPAPAESSIHHRVSI from the exons ATGAAGCTGCATCACCGCCTGTCCATCTTACTGGTGGTCACTCTTGTGCCAGCTGCTCTGGGTTTGGAAGATGTGGCTCCACTGGGAGCGAATCAGAGTTCTTACAATGCATCATTTCTCCCAAGCTTTGAACTCTCGGCAGGTTCCCACTCAGGTGATGATGTCATTATAGTCAAAGAGGGAACAAATGTTTCACTGGAGTGTCTTCTCACGGTGGATCAGTATGGAGAAGTCCACTGGTACAACTCAAAAGGACAGCAGCTGCACAGCAGAG GTGGAAAATGGTTGGTTTCTGATAACTTCCTAAATATCACCAGCGTAGCCTTTGATGACCGTGGGCTCTATACATGTATCATCACTTCTCCAACACGTGCCTCCTACTCCATCACCCTCCGTGTGATCTTCACCTCTGGAGACATGAGTGTCTACTATATGGTTGTCTGCCTGATCGCCTTCACAATCACACTCATCCTGAATGTCACTCGGCTGTGCCTGATGAGCACCCATCTCCGCAAGACTGAGAAGGCCATCAATGAGTTCTTCAGGACTGAGGGGGCTGAGAAACTCCAGAAGGCCTTTGAGATTGCAAAGCGTATCCCCATCATCACCTCAGCCAAAACCCTCGAGcttgccaaggtcacacagtttaAGACCATGGAGTTTGCCCGATATATTGAGGAACTGGCCAGAAGTGTCCCTCTCCCGCCCCTTATTCTGAACTGCCGGGCCTTTGTTGAGGAAATGTTTGAGGCTGTTCGAGTGGATGACCCTGATGACATGGGAGAGAGAATTAAAGAGAGACCTGCTTTGGATGTTCAAAGTGGCATCTATGTGATTAACCCAGAGCTAGGCCGAAGTAACTCTCCTGGTGGAGATTCAGATGATGGTTCTCTAAGTGAGCAAGGACAGGAGATAGCAGTGCAGGTGTCTGTCCACCTTCAGTCAGAGACCAAAAGCATTGGGACAGATTCTCAAGACAGTAGTCATTTCAGCCCACCCAGTGACCCTGCACCTGCTGAGAGCAGCATTCACCACAGAGTGAGCATATGA